A region of Eschrichtius robustus isolate mEscRob2 chromosome 19, mEscRob2.pri, whole genome shotgun sequence DNA encodes the following proteins:
- the FXYD3 gene encoding FXYD domain-containing ion transport regulator 3: MQEVALSLLVLLAGLPALDANDPEDKNSPFYYDWFSLRVGGLIVAAVLCAIGIIVLMSGKCKCKFSRKPR; the protein is encoded by the exons ATGCAAGAGGTGGCCCTGAGCCTGCTCGTCCTCCTGGCAG GCCTGCCTGCCTTGGATGCCAACGACCCGGAAG ATAAAAACAGTCCTTTCTACTATG ACTGGTTCAGCCTCCGTGTCGGCGGGCTCATCGTTGCAGCGGTTCTGTGCGCCATCGGCATCATCGTCCTCATGA GTGGGAAATGCAAATGCAAGTTCAGCCGGAAGCCCCGGTaa
- the LGI4 gene encoding leucine-rich repeat LGI family member 4 has translation MGGAGILLLLLAGVGVGEAWRPPKGKCPLGCSCSKDSALCEGSPDLPESFAPTLLSLSLVRTGATQLKAGSFLRVPSLHLLLFTSNSFSVIEDDAFAGLSHLQYLFIEDNEIGSISKNALRGLRSLTHLSLANNHLETLPRFLFRGLETLTHVDLRGNPFQCDCRVLWLLQWIPTVNASVGTGACAGPAALAHMQLHHLDPKTFKCRAIELSWFQTVGESALGVEAFSYQGEPHVVLAQPFAGRCLILTWDYSLQRFRQEEELSAPSVVSCKPLVLGPRLFVLAARLWGGSQLWARPGPDLRLAPLQALAPRRLLRPNDAELLWLDGQPCFVVADASKAGSTTLLCRDGPGFYPRQSLHAWHRDTDAEALELDGRPHLLLASASQRPVLFHWFGGRFERRTDIPEAEDVYATRHFQASGDVFLCLTRYIGDSMVMRWDGSMFRPLQQLPSRGAHVFQPLLIARDQLAILGSDFAFSQVFRLEPDRGLLEPLQELGPPALVAPRAFAHITMAGRRFLFAACFKGPTQIYQHHELDLSA, from the exons ATGGGAGGGGCAGGAATCCTGCTACTGCTGCTGGCTGGGGTGGGCGTGGGGGAGGCCTGGAGACCCCCGAAGGGAAAGTGTCCTCTGGGTTGCTCTTGCTCCAAAGACAGTGCCCTGTGTGAGGGCTCCCCGGACCTGCCCGAGAGCTTCGCCCCGACCCTGCTGTCGCT CTCACTCGTTAGGACTGGAGCCACCCAGCTGAAGGCCGGCAGCTTCCTGAGAGTACCATCACTGCACCTGCT CCTCTTCACATCCAACTCCTTCTCCGTGATCGAGGACGATGCGTTTGCGGGCCTGTCCCACCTGCAGTACCT CTTTATCGAAGACAATGAGATTGGCTCCATCTCTAAGAACGCTCTCAGAGGACTCCGCTCACTCACACACCT AAGCCTGGCCAATAACCATCTCGAGACCCTCCCCAGATTCCTGTTCCGAGGCCTGGAGACCCTGACTCACGT GGACCTCCGCGGGAACCCGTTCCAGTGTGACTGCCGTGTCCTCTGGCTGCTGCAGTGGATACCCACCGTGAACGCCAGCGTGGGGACTGGGGCCTGTGCCGGCCCCGCCGCCCTGGcccacatgcagctccaccacctCGACCCCAAGACGTTCAAGTGCAGAGCCATAG AGCTGTCCTGGTTCCAGACGGTCGGCGAGTCGGCGCTGGGCGTAGAGGCGTTCTCCTACCAAGGGGAGCCCCACGTCGTCCTGGCACAGCCCTTTGCCGGCCGCTGCCTGATCCTGACCTGGGACTACAGCCTGCAGCGCTTCCGGCAGGAGGAAGAGCTGTCTG CGCCCTCGGTGGTGTCCTGCAAGCCGCTGGTGCTGGGCCCGCGCCTCTTTGTGCTGGCCGCCCGCCTGTGGGGAGGCTCGCAGCTGtgggcccggcccggccccgaCCTGCGCCTGGCCCCGCTGCAGGCCCTGGCTCCACGGCGGCTGCTGCGGCCCAATGATGCCGAGCTCCTGTGGCTGGACGGGCAGCCCTGCTTCGTGGTGGCCGACGCCTCCAAGGCGGGCAGCACCACGCTGCTGTGCCGGGACGGGCCCGGCTTCTACCCGCGCCAGAGCCTGCACGCCTGGCACCGGGACACGGATGCCGAGGCCCTCGAGCTGGACGGCCGGCCCCatctgctgctagcctccgcctCGCAGCGGCCCGTGCTCTTCCACTGGTTTGGGGGCCGCTTCGAGAGGCGCACGGACATCCCCGAGGCCGAGGACGTCTATGCCACACGCCACTTCCAGGCCAGCGGAGATGTGTTCCTGTGCCTGACACGCTACATCGGGGACTCCATG GTCATGCGCTGGGATGGTTCCATGTTTCGCCCGCTGCAGCAGCTTCCCTCTCGCGGTGCCCACGTCTTCCAGCCACTGCTCATCGCCAGGGACCAGCTGGCTATCCTGGGCAGCGACTTCGCCTTCAGCCAGGTCTTCCGCCTTGAGCCTGACAGGGGGCTCCTGGAGCCACTGCAGGAGCTGGGGCCCCCAGCCTTGGTGGCCCCCCGTGCCTTTGCCCATATCACCATGGCCGGCAGACGCTTCCTCTTCGCTGCTTGCTTCAAGGGCCCCACACAGATCTACCAGCATCACGAGTTAGACCTCAGTGCCTGA
- the FXYD1 gene encoding phospholemman: MASLSHILVLCVGLLAMVNAEAPQEHDPFTYDYQSLRIGGLIIAGILFILGILIILSRRCRCKFNQQQRTGEPDEEEGTFRSSIRRLSTRRR; encoded by the exons ATGGCATCTCTCAGCCACATCTTGGTTCTTTGTGTGGGTCTCCTCGCCATGGTCAACGCAG aaGCGCCACAGGAACACGACCCATTCACCtatg ACTACCAATCCCTGCGGATCGGAGGCCTCATCATCGCCGGGATCCTTTTCATCCTGGGCATACTCATCATCTTGA GCAGAAGATGCCGGTGCAAATTCAACCAGCAGCAGAG GACTGGGGAACCTGATGAAGAGGAGGGAACTTTCCGCAGCTCAATCCGCC GTCTGTCCACCCGCAGGCGGTAG